In a single window of the Bos taurus isolate L1 Dominette 01449 registration number 42190680 breed Hereford chromosome 23, ARS-UCD2.0, whole genome shotgun sequence genome:
- the TJAP1 gene encoding tight junction-associated protein 1 isoform X1: MTSAAPAKKPYRKAPPEHRELRLESPGSRPEQEEPLTDAERMKLLQQENEELRRRLASATRRTEALERELEIGQDCLELELGQSREELDKFKDKFRRLQNSYTASQRTNQELEDKLHTLASLSHSWIFAIKKAEMDRKTLDWEIVELTNKLLDARNTINKLEELNERYRLDCNLAVQLLKCNKSHFRNHKFADLPCELQDMVRKHLHSGQEAASPGPAPSLAPGAVVPTSVIARVLEKPESLLLNSAQSGSTGHPLAEDVFVHVDMSGGDPGDSASPPAPSSPSPQPNGECHSLGTAGGSPEEELPLPAFEKLSPYPTPSPPHPLYPGRRVIEFSEDKVRIPRNSPLPNCTYATRQAISLSLVEEGSERARPSPVPSSPASAQASPQHQPRPAPPALSAPASSASSEEDLLASWQRVFVDRAPPPAAVAQRTAFGRDALPELQRHFALGPAGGDEVQAPSSPPGESGLLLLPEADPGFPREEDEEELNLPVSPEEERQSLLPSDAGTEEGPSAPRAEGRVWALPSPSRPQRSPKRMGVHHLHRKDSLTQAQEQGTLLH; the protein is encoded by the exons ATGACCAGTGCAGCCCCTGCTAAGAAGCCCTATCGTAAGGCACCACCCGAGCATCGTGAGCTGCGGCTGGAAAGTCCTGGCTCCCGGCCCGAGCAGGAG GAGCCGCTGACTGACGCGGAGAGGATGAA GCTTTTGCAGCAGGAAAACGAGGAGCTTCGTCGGCGCCTGGCCTCAGCCACCAGGCGCACTGAGGCTCTGGAGCGCGAGCTGGAGATCGGGCAGGACTGCCTGGAGTTGGAGTTGGGCCAGAGCCGGGAGGAGCTGGACAAGTTTAAGGACAAGTTCCGCAG GCTGCAGAACAGCTACACGGCTTCCCAGAGGACCAACCAGGAGCTGGAGGACAAGCTGCACACGCTG GCCTCTCTTAGCCACAGCTGGATTTTTGCA ATCAAGAAGGCTGAGATGGACAGGAAGACGCTGGACTGGGAGATTGTGGAGCTGACCAACAAGCTGCTGGATGCCAGGAACACCATCAACAAGCTGGAGGAGCTCAAC GAGCGGTACCGGCTGGACTGCAACCTGGCCGTGCAGCTGCTCAAGTGCAACAAGTCCCACTTCCGTAACCACAAGTTTGCCGAT CTGCCCTGTGAGCTACAGGATATGGTTCGGAAACACCTGCACAGTGGTCAGGAGGCCGCCAGCCCCGGGCctgcccccagcctggcccctgggGCTGTGGTGCCCACCTCGGTCATTGCCCGCGTGCTGGAGAAGCCGGAGTCTCTCCTGCTCAATTCGGCCCAGTCAGGCAGCACCGGGCACCCCTTGGCTGAGGATGTCTTCGTGCATGTGGATATGAGTGGGGGTGACCCGGGTGACTCAGCTAGCCCCCCAGCCCCGAGCAGCCCCAGCCCCCAACCCAACGGGGAGTGCCATTCCCTGGGCACTGCTGGGGGCTCCCCAGAGGAGGAGCTGCCCCTGCCGGCCTTTGAGAAGCTGAGCCCCTACCCAACCCCATCTCCGCCACATCCACTGTATCCTGGCCGCAGGGTGATTGAGTTTTCTGAGGATAAGGTGCGGATCCCCCGCAACAGCCCCCTGCCCAACTGCACATATGCCACTCGCCAGGCCATCTCCCTGAGCCTGGTGGAGGAGGGCAGTGAGCGGGCCCGCCCCAGCCCGGTGCCTAGCAGCCCTGCCTCAGCCCAGGCCTCCCCCCAGCACCAGCCCCGGCCTGCCCCGCCGGCGCTCAGTGCCCCGGCCAGCTCTGCCAGCTCCGAGGAGGACCTGCTGGCCAGCTGGCAGCGGGTGTTTGTGGACCGCGCTCCGCCCCCGGCCGCTGTGGCCCAGCGCACGGCCTTCGGCCGGGATGCACTCCCTGAGCTGCAGCGCCACTTCGCCCTTGGGCCCGCTGGTGGAGATGAGGTGCAGGCACCATCATCCCCACCTGGTGAAAGCGGGCTTCTGCTGCTGCCCGAAGCTGACCCTGGCTTTCCCAGGGAAGAGGACGAGGAAGAGCTGAATCTGCCTGTCAGCCCAGAGGAGGAGCGCCAGAGCCTGCTGCCCAGCGATGCTGGCACTGAGGAGGGGCCCAGCGCGCCTCGCGCTGAGGGCAGGGTGTGGGCACTGCCCAGCCCCAGCCGCCCCCAGCGCAGCCCCAAGAGGATGGGGGTGCACCACCTGCACCGCAAGGACAGCCTGACGCAGGCCCAGGAGCAGGGCACCCTGCTCCACTAG
- the TJAP1 gene encoding tight junction-associated protein 1 isoform X2, protein MTSAAPAKKPYRKAPPEHRELRLESPGSRPEQEEPLTDAERMKLLQQENEELRRRLASATRRTEALERELEIGQDCLELELGQSREELDKFKDKFRRLQNSYTASQRTNQELEDKLHTLIKKAEMDRKTLDWEIVELTNKLLDARNTINKLEELNERYRLDCNLAVQLLKCNKSHFRNHKFADLPCELQDMVRKHLHSGQEAASPGPAPSLAPGAVVPTSVIARVLEKPESLLLNSAQSGSTGHPLAEDVFVHVDMSGGDPGDSASPPAPSSPSPQPNGECHSLGTAGGSPEEELPLPAFEKLSPYPTPSPPHPLYPGRRVIEFSEDKVRIPRNSPLPNCTYATRQAISLSLVEEGSERARPSPVPSSPASAQASPQHQPRPAPPALSAPASSASSEEDLLASWQRVFVDRAPPPAAVAQRTAFGRDALPELQRHFALGPAGGDEVQAPSSPPGESGLLLLPEADPGFPREEDEEELNLPVSPEEERQSLLPSDAGTEEGPSAPRAEGRVWALPSPSRPQRSPKRMGVHHLHRKDSLTQAQEQGTLLH, encoded by the exons ATGACCAGTGCAGCCCCTGCTAAGAAGCCCTATCGTAAGGCACCACCCGAGCATCGTGAGCTGCGGCTGGAAAGTCCTGGCTCCCGGCCCGAGCAGGAG GAGCCGCTGACTGACGCGGAGAGGATGAA GCTTTTGCAGCAGGAAAACGAGGAGCTTCGTCGGCGCCTGGCCTCAGCCACCAGGCGCACTGAGGCTCTGGAGCGCGAGCTGGAGATCGGGCAGGACTGCCTGGAGTTGGAGTTGGGCCAGAGCCGGGAGGAGCTGGACAAGTTTAAGGACAAGTTCCGCAG GCTGCAGAACAGCTACACGGCTTCCCAGAGGACCAACCAGGAGCTGGAGGACAAGCTGCACACGCTG ATCAAGAAGGCTGAGATGGACAGGAAGACGCTGGACTGGGAGATTGTGGAGCTGACCAACAAGCTGCTGGATGCCAGGAACACCATCAACAAGCTGGAGGAGCTCAAC GAGCGGTACCGGCTGGACTGCAACCTGGCCGTGCAGCTGCTCAAGTGCAACAAGTCCCACTTCCGTAACCACAAGTTTGCCGAT CTGCCCTGTGAGCTACAGGATATGGTTCGGAAACACCTGCACAGTGGTCAGGAGGCCGCCAGCCCCGGGCctgcccccagcctggcccctgggGCTGTGGTGCCCACCTCGGTCATTGCCCGCGTGCTGGAGAAGCCGGAGTCTCTCCTGCTCAATTCGGCCCAGTCAGGCAGCACCGGGCACCCCTTGGCTGAGGATGTCTTCGTGCATGTGGATATGAGTGGGGGTGACCCGGGTGACTCAGCTAGCCCCCCAGCCCCGAGCAGCCCCAGCCCCCAACCCAACGGGGAGTGCCATTCCCTGGGCACTGCTGGGGGCTCCCCAGAGGAGGAGCTGCCCCTGCCGGCCTTTGAGAAGCTGAGCCCCTACCCAACCCCATCTCCGCCACATCCACTGTATCCTGGCCGCAGGGTGATTGAGTTTTCTGAGGATAAGGTGCGGATCCCCCGCAACAGCCCCCTGCCCAACTGCACATATGCCACTCGCCAGGCCATCTCCCTGAGCCTGGTGGAGGAGGGCAGTGAGCGGGCCCGCCCCAGCCCGGTGCCTAGCAGCCCTGCCTCAGCCCAGGCCTCCCCCCAGCACCAGCCCCGGCCTGCCCCGCCGGCGCTCAGTGCCCCGGCCAGCTCTGCCAGCTCCGAGGAGGACCTGCTGGCCAGCTGGCAGCGGGTGTTTGTGGACCGCGCTCCGCCCCCGGCCGCTGTGGCCCAGCGCACGGCCTTCGGCCGGGATGCACTCCCTGAGCTGCAGCGCCACTTCGCCCTTGGGCCCGCTGGTGGAGATGAGGTGCAGGCACCATCATCCCCACCTGGTGAAAGCGGGCTTCTGCTGCTGCCCGAAGCTGACCCTGGCTTTCCCAGGGAAGAGGACGAGGAAGAGCTGAATCTGCCTGTCAGCCCAGAGGAGGAGCGCCAGAGCCTGCTGCCCAGCGATGCTGGCACTGAGGAGGGGCCCAGCGCGCCTCGCGCTGAGGGCAGGGTGTGGGCACTGCCCAGCCCCAGCCGCCCCCAGCGCAGCCCCAAGAGGATGGGGGTGCACCACCTGCACCGCAAGGACAGCCTGACGCAGGCCCAGGAGCAGGGCACCCTGCTCCACTAG
- the POLR1C gene encoding DNA-directed RNA polymerases I and III subunit RPAC1, whose product MAAAQAVEEMRTRVVLGEFGVRNVHTTDFPGNYSGYDDAWDQDRFEKNFRVDVVHMDENSLEFDMVGIDAAIANAFRRILLAEVPTMAVEKVLVYNNTSIVQDEILAHRLGLIPIHADPRLFEYRNQGDEGGTEIDTLQFRLQVRCTRNPHAAKDSSDPNELYVNHRVYTRHMTWVPLGNQADLFPEGAIRPVHDDILIAQLRPGQEIDLLMHCVKGIGKDHAKFSPVATASYRLLPDITLLEPVEGEAAEELSRCFSPGVIEVQEIQGKKVARVANPRLDTFSREVFRNEKLKKVVRLARVRDHFIFSVESTGVLPPDVLVSEAIKVLMGKCQRFLDELDAVQMD is encoded by the exons ATGGCGGCGGCCCAGGCTGTGGAGGAAATGAGGACCCGCGTGGTTCTAGGGGAGTTCGGGGTTCGCAAT GTTCATACCACTGACTTTCCCGGTAACTATTCAGGCTACGATGATGCCTGGGACCAGGACCGCTTTGAGAAG AATTTCCGTGTGGATGTGGTACACATGGATGAAAACTCATTGGAGTTTGACATGGTGGGAATCGACGCAGCCATCGCCAATGCGTTTCGGCGCATTCTGTTAGCTGAG GTGCCGACCATGGCTGTGGAGAAGGTCCTGGTGTACAACAACACGTCCATTGTCCAGGATGAGATCCTCGCCCACCGCCTGGGCCTCATCCCCATTCATGCCGACCCCCGTCTTTTTGAATATAGGAACCAAG GAGACGAAGGTGGCACAGAGATCGACACCCTGCAGTTCCGGTTGCAGGTCAGGTGCACGCGGAACCCCCACGCTGCTAAAGACTCCTCTGACCCCAATGAGCTCTATGTCAACCACAGAG TGTATACCAGACACATGACGTGGGTGCCTCTGGGGAACCAGGCCGACCTCTTCCCGGAGGGCGCCATCCGCCCGGTGCACGACGACATCCTCATTGCACAGCTGCGGCCTGGCCAGGAGATTGACCTGCTCATGCACTGTGTCAAGGGCATTG GCAAAGATCATGCCAAGTTTTCACCTGTGGCAACAGCCAGTTACAGGCTCCTGCCAGACATCACCCTGCTGGAGCCTGTGGAAGGGGAGGCGGCGGAAGAGCTGAGCCGCTGCTTCTCACCTGGTGTTATTGAGGTGCAGGAGATCCAAG GTAAAAAGGTGGCCAGAGTTGCCAATCCCCGGCTAGATACGTTTAGCAGGGAAGTCTTCCGGAATGAGAAGCTAAAGAAGGTTGTACGGCTTGCGCGTGTTCGAGACCATTTTATCT TTTCTGTTGAGTCCACAGGGGTGTTGCCACCAGACGTGCTGGTGAGTGAAGCCATCAAGGTGCTGATGGGGAAGTGTCAGCGGTTCCTGGACGAACTGGATGCGGTTCAGATGGACTAA
- the LRRC73 gene encoding leucine-rich repeat-containing protein 73 isoform X1 gives MLPSSIQISGEPLSGAEVRDICRGLRDNAVRLLSLRGCRLCDRDFGRICRALAGATSLAQLNLNLGVVSSPSRIKQLAEALRTNRSIQSLFLHGSPLTDAGLALLNPALALHPALVALDLGDCMLGDEAINLICGLLPPDGAKSDPLKEGGLELSRNGDPGIQATAGLKELTLSANPGITPKGWSRLAIAVAHSSQVRVLNLDYNPLGDHVAGMLAVAVASSRTLEVLDLEGTGLTNQSAQTLLDMVENYPTALRSLVLAENSISPELQQQICDLLSEGEEEEEVAGGPGDTQERERAREPAAHQRSSSSWTGPSDPSSQMVLMTSGLGDSLLAETEM, from the exons ATGCTGCCCAGCTCCATCCAGATTTCGGGGGAGCCTCTGTCAGGCGCCGAGGTGCGGGACATCTGCCGCGGCCTGCGCGACAACGCCGTGCGCCTGCTCTCACTGCGCGGCTGCCGTCTCTGCGACCGCGACTTCGGCCGAATCTGCCGGGCCCTGGCCGGGGCCACGTCCCTGGCGCAGCTCAACCTTAACCTGGGCGTCGTGTCCAGCCCCAGCCGCATCAAGCAGCTGGCGGAGGCGCTGCGGACCAACCGCTCCATCCAGTCCCTCTT CCTGCATGGGAGCCCTCTGACAGACGCAGGTCTGGCCTTGTTGAATCCAGCCCTGGCCCTCCACCCTGCCCTCGTGGCACTGGACCTGGGGGACTGCATGCTGGGTGATGAAGCCATCAACCTCATCTGTGGCCTCCTCCCGCCTGACGGGGCCAAGTCTG ATCCTCTCAAGGAGGGAGGGTTGGAGCTGAGCAGGAATGGAGACCCAGGAATCCAGGCTACAGCAG GCCTGAAGGAGCTGACACTGAGCGCTAACCCCGGCATCACCCCTAAGGGCTGGAGCCGCCTCGCCATTGCCGTGGCCCACAGCTCCCAGGTCCGCGTCCTCAATCTGGACTACAACCCCCTGG GTGACCACGTGGCAGGGATGCTGGCTGTAGCTGTGGCCTCCAGCCGCACCTTAGAGGTCCTAGACTTGGAGGGCACAGGGCTCACCAACCAGTCAGCTCAG ACCCTGCTGGACATGGTAGAAAATTACCCTACAGCTCTGCGGAGTCTGGTGTTGGCCGAGAACAGCATTAGCCCGGAGCTGCAGCAGCAGATCTGTGACCTCCTCtctgagggggaggaggaggaggaggtggcaggaGGGCCTGGTGACACCCAGGAACGAGAGCGAGCCCGGGAGCCTGCTGCCCACCAGAGGAGCAGCAGCTCCTGGACGGGCCCCAGTG ATCCCAGCTCTCAGATGGTGCTAATGACATCAGGACTAGGGGACAGTCTGTTGGCTGAGACTGAGATGTGA
- the LRRC73 gene encoding leucine-rich repeat-containing protein 73 isoform X2, whose translation MLPSSIQISGEPLSGAEVRDICRGLRDNAVRLLSLRGCRLCDRDFGRICRALAGATSLAQLNLNLGVVSSPSRIKQLAEALRTNRSIQSLFLHGSPLTDAGLALLNPALALHPALVALDLGDCMLGDEAINLICGLLPPDGAKSGLKELTLSANPGITPKGWSRLAIAVAHSSQVRVLNLDYNPLGDHVAGMLAVAVASSRTLEVLDLEGTGLTNQSAQTLLDMVENYPTALRSLVLAENSISPELQQQICDLLSEGEEEEEVAGGPGDTQERERAREPAAHQRSSSSWTGPSDPSSQMVLMTSGLGDSLLAETEM comes from the exons ATGCTGCCCAGCTCCATCCAGATTTCGGGGGAGCCTCTGTCAGGCGCCGAGGTGCGGGACATCTGCCGCGGCCTGCGCGACAACGCCGTGCGCCTGCTCTCACTGCGCGGCTGCCGTCTCTGCGACCGCGACTTCGGCCGAATCTGCCGGGCCCTGGCCGGGGCCACGTCCCTGGCGCAGCTCAACCTTAACCTGGGCGTCGTGTCCAGCCCCAGCCGCATCAAGCAGCTGGCGGAGGCGCTGCGGACCAACCGCTCCATCCAGTCCCTCTT CCTGCATGGGAGCCCTCTGACAGACGCAGGTCTGGCCTTGTTGAATCCAGCCCTGGCCCTCCACCCTGCCCTCGTGGCACTGGACCTGGGGGACTGCATGCTGGGTGATGAAGCCATCAACCTCATCTGTGGCCTCCTCCCGCCTGACGGGGCCAAGTCTG GCCTGAAGGAGCTGACACTGAGCGCTAACCCCGGCATCACCCCTAAGGGCTGGAGCCGCCTCGCCATTGCCGTGGCCCACAGCTCCCAGGTCCGCGTCCTCAATCTGGACTACAACCCCCTGG GTGACCACGTGGCAGGGATGCTGGCTGTAGCTGTGGCCTCCAGCCGCACCTTAGAGGTCCTAGACTTGGAGGGCACAGGGCTCACCAACCAGTCAGCTCAG ACCCTGCTGGACATGGTAGAAAATTACCCTACAGCTCTGCGGAGTCTGGTGTTGGCCGAGAACAGCATTAGCCCGGAGCTGCAGCAGCAGATCTGTGACCTCCTCtctgagggggaggaggaggaggaggtggcaggaGGGCCTGGTGACACCCAGGAACGAGAGCGAGCCCGGGAGCCTGCTGCCCACCAGAGGAGCAGCAGCTCCTGGACGGGCCCCAGTG ATCCCAGCTCTCAGATGGTGCTAATGACATCAGGACTAGGGGACAGTCTGTTGGCTGAGACTGAGATGTGA
- the YIPF3 gene encoding protein YIPF3 gives MATPAAPTGGARNGAGPEWGGFEENIQGGGSAVIDMENMDDTSGSSFEDMGELHQRLREEEVDADAAAAEEEDGEFLGMKGFKGQLSRQVADQMWQAGKRQASRAFSLYANIDILRPYFDVEPAQVRSRLLESMIPIKMVSFPQKIAGELYGPLMLVFTLVAILLHGMKTSDTIIREGTLMGTAIGTCFGYWLGVSSFIYFLAYLCNAQITMLQMLALLGYGLFGHCIVLFITYNIHLHALFYLFWLLVGGLSTLRMVAVLVSRTVGPTQRLLLCGTLATLHMLFLLYLHFAYHKVVEGILDTLEGPNIPPIQRVPRDIPAALPAARLPTTVLNATARAVAVTLQSH, from the exons ATGGCAACTCCAGCCGCGCCGACTGGCGGCGCCCGAAACGGGGCCGGCCCGGAATGGGGAGGGTTCGAAGAAAACATCCAG GGTGGGGGCTCAGCAGTGATTGACATGGAGAATATGGATGATACCTCGGGCTCCAGCTTCGAGGATATGGGTGAGCTGCATCAGCGCCTGCGTGAGGAAGAAGTGGATGCTGATGCAGCTGCCGCTGAAGAAGAGGATGGGGAGTTCCTGGGGATGAAGGGCTTTAAGGGACAGCTGAGCCGgcaggtggctgatcag ATGTGGCAGGCAGGGAAGAGACAAGCTTCCAGAGCCTTCAGCTTGTATGCCAACATCGACATCCTGAGACCCTACTTTGATGTGGAGCCGGCCCAGGTGCGAAGCAG gcTCCTGGAATCCATGATCCCTATCAAGATGGTCAGCTTCCCCCAG AAAATCGCAGGTGAGCTCTACGGACCTCTCATGCTTGTCTTCACGCTGGTGGCCATCCTCCTCCACGGGATGAAGACATCTGACACCATTATC CGGGAGGGCACCCTGATGGGCACAGCCATTGGCACCTGCTTCGGCTACTGGCTAGGCGTCTCGTCCTTCATTTACTTCCTCGCCTACCTGTGCAATGCGCAGATCACCATGCTCCAGATGCTGGCACTGCTG GGCTACGGCCTCTTCGGACACTGCATTGTCCTGTTCATCACCTATAACATCCACCTCCATGCCCTCTTCTACCTCTTCTGGCTGCTGGTGGGTGGGTTGTCCACCCTGCGCATG GTGGCAGTGTTGGTGTCACGGACCGTGGGCCCCACACAACGGCTGCTCCTCTGTGGCACCCTGGCTACCCTGCACATGCTCTTCCTACTCTATCTGCATTTTGCCTACCACAAGGTGGTAGAGG GGATCCTGGACACGCTGGAGGGCCCCAACATCCCGCCCATACAGAGGGTCCCCAGAGACATCCCTGCCGCACTCCCTGCTGCCAGGCTTCCCACCACCGTGCTCAACGCCACAGCCAGGGCTGTCGCCGTGACCCTGCAGTCACACTGA